The following coding sequences lie in one Globicephala melas chromosome 15, mGloMel1.2, whole genome shotgun sequence genomic window:
- the LAMTOR4 gene encoding ragulator complex protein LAMTOR4 isoform X3, which produces MASRGATTSQGSFQSSGDLENDEQAASAISELVSTACGFRLHHSMNVPFKRLSVVFGEHTLLVTVSGQRVFVVKRQNRGREPLDV; this is translated from the exons ATGGCATCAAGAGGGGCAACAACGTCACAGGGCAGTTTTCAG TCATCTGGGGATCTAGAGAATGACGAGCAGGCAGCCAGCGCCATCTCTGAGCTGGTCAGCACGGCCTGCGGTTTCCGGCTGCACCACAGCATGAACGTACCCTTCAAGCGCCTGTCGG TGGTCTTTGGAGAACACACGCTGCTGGTGACCGTGTCGGGACAGAGGGTGTTTGTGGTGAAGAGGCAGAACCGAGGCCGGGAGCCCCTTGACGTGTGA
- the LAMTOR4 gene encoding ragulator complex protein LAMTOR4 isoform X2, whose translation MRGTTRRGFGVPAPPSPWSPSPEPALRPHLLSAPGPRGNGDGGTSALTQGLERIPDQLGYLVLSEGAVLASSGDLENDEQAASAISELVSTACGFRLHHSMNVPFKRLSVVFGEHTLLVTVSGQRVFVVKRQNRGREPLDV comes from the exons ATGCGCGGGACTACGCGCCGGGGGTTCGGTGTCCCTGCCCCCCCATCTCCTTGGTCGCCCAgtcctgagcctgcactccgcccTCACCTCCTATCCGCCCCGGGACCGAGAGGGAATGGAGATGGAGGG ACTTCTGCACTGACCCAGGGGCTGGAGCGAATCCCAGACCAGCTCGGCTACCTGGTGCTGAGTGAAGGCGCAGTGCTGGCG TCATCTGGGGATCTAGAGAATGACGAGCAGGCAGCCAGCGCCATCTCTGAGCTGGTCAGCACGGCCTGCGGTTTCCGGCTGCACCACAGCATGAACGTACCCTTCAAGCGCCTGTCGG TGGTCTTTGGAGAACACACGCTGCTGGTGACCGTGTCGGGACAGAGGGTGTTTGTGGTGAAGAGGCAGAACCGAGGCCGGGAGCCCCTTGACGTGTGA
- the TRAPPC14 gene encoding trafficking protein particle complex subunit 14 — protein sequence MESQCDYSMYFPAVPLPPRAELAGDPGRYRALPRRNHLYLGETVRFLLVLRCRGGVGSGAGGGPGLGSRGAWAELATALAALASVSAGGAPVGGGSGDQDCEPPGGGDPGGGGLFRGCSPLLTHGPGPATSGGATTLPVEEPIVSTDEVIFPLTVSLDRLPPGTPKAKIVVTVWKREVEAPEVRDQGYLRLLQTRSPGETFRGEQSAFKAQVSTLLTLLPPPVLKCRQFTVAGKHLTVLKVLNSSSQEEISIWDIRILPNFNASYLPVMPDGSVLLVDNVCHQSGEVSMGSFCRLPGTSGCFPCLLSALEEHNFLFQLRGGEQPPPGAKEGLEVPLIAVVQWSTPKLPFTQSIYTHYRLPSIRLDRPCFVMTASCESPVRTYERFTVTYTLLNNLQDFLAVRLVWTPEHAQAGKQLCEEERRAMQAALDSIVCHTPLNNLGFSRKGSALTFSVAFQALRTGLFELSQHMKLKLQFTASVSHPPPEARPLSRKSSPSSPAVRDLVERHQASLGRSQSFSHQQPSRSHLMRSGSVMERRAITPPVASPVSRPLYLPPDKAVLSLDKIAKRECKVLVVEPVK from the exons ATGGAGTCCCAGTGCGACTACTCGATGTACTTCCCCGCCGTGCCGCTGCCACCACGCGCGGAGCTGGCTGGGGACCCGGGCCGGTACCGGGCGCTGCCCCGGCGCAACCACCTCTACCTGGGGGAGACTGTCCGCTTCCTGCTGGTGCTGCGCTGCCGGGGCGGCGTGGGGTCCGGCGCCGGAGGCGGCCCGGGCTTGGGCTCCCGAGGGGCCTGGGCAGAACTGGCGACCGCCCTGGCCGCCCTGGCCTCGGTCAGCGCCGGAGGGGCGCCCGTGGGCGGTGGCTCCGGCGACCAGGATTGCGAACCCCCGGGGGGCGGGGACCCTGGTGGTGGGGGGTTGTTTCGAGGCTGCAGCCCCCTCCTCACCCACGGCCCGGGCCCTGCTACCTCAGGGGGAGCGACCACG CTGCCTGTGGAGGAACCAATTGTGTCCACAGATGAGGTCATCTTCCCACTCACCGTTTCACTGGATAGACTGCCCCCAGGGACACCTAAGGCCAAG ATTGTAGTGACCGTGTGGAAGCGGGAGGTTGAAGCACCAGAGGTCAGAGATCAAGGCTACCTGCGCTTGCTGCAAACCCGATCTCCTGGGGAGACCTTCCGGGGCGAGCAGAGCGCTTTCAAGGCCCAAG TGAGCACCCTGCTGACTCTGCTGCCTCCTCCAGTTCTGAAATGTCGCCAGTTCACTGTGGCTGGAAAACACTTGACCGTGCTCAAGG TGCTGAACAGCTCCTCCCAGGAGGAAATTTCCATCTGGGATATCCGCATTCTCCCAAACTTCAATGCCAGTTATCTGCCTGTCATGCCCGATGGCTCTGTGCTGCTGGTGGACAATGTCTG TCACCAATCTGGGGAAGTCTCTATGGGCTCCTTCTGCCGGCTCCCTGGTACCTCTGGCTGCTTCCCCTGCTTGCTTAGTGCTCTGGAGGAACACAACTTCCTGTTCCAGCTCAGAGGGGGTGAGCAGCCCCCTCCAGGGGCCAAGGAG GGCCTAGAAGTTCCCCTGATCGCTGTGGTTCAGTGGTCCACGCCGAAGCTGCCCTTTACCCAGAGCATCTATACCCACTACCG CCTTCCCAGCATCCGCCTGGACCGCCCGTGCTTTGTGATGACTGCTTCTTGTGAGTCCCCTGTTCGGACCTACGAGCGTTTCACTGTCACCTATACGCTGCTCAACAATCTCCAAGACTTCCTTGCTGTGAGGCTCGTGTGGACCCCGGAGCACGCCCAGGCTG GAAAGCAGCTGTGTGAGGAGGAGCGCCGGGCCATGCAGGCAGCCCTGGACTCCATTGTCTGCCATACACCCCTCAACAACCTCGGCTTTTCCCGGAAGGGCAGCGCGCTCACCTTCAGTGTGGCCTTCCAGGCTCTGAGGACGGGACTCTTCGAG CTGAGCCAGCACATGAAACTGAAGCTGCAGTTCACCGCCAGCGTGTCCCACCCTCCGCCAGAGGCCCGGCCTCTCTCTCGCAAGAGCAGCCCCAGCAGCCCTGCCGTCCGGGACTTGGTCGAGAGGCACCAGGCGAGCCTGGGCCGCTCTCAGTCCTTCTCCCACCAACAGCCCTCCCGCAGCCACCTCATGAG GTCGGGCAGCGTGATGGAGCGCAGGGCCATCACGCCCCCCGTGGCCTCGCCTGTCAGCCGCCCCCTCTACCTGCCCCCGGACAAGGCTGTGCTCTCTCTGGACAAGATCGCCAAGCGCGAGTGCAAGGTCCTGGTGGTGGAGCCCGTCAAGTAG